In the genome of Oncorhynchus nerka isolate Pitt River linkage group LG4, Oner_Uvic_2.0, whole genome shotgun sequence, the window TGTTCCTGCTGTATCTTCAATCTCCTTTTCtgttcctctttcctcctcttctcttctttctctcgtGCCTTTTGCTGCATCTCCAACACCTTCATTCTCTCCTtttccctgttcctctcctcctccatcctctgtttctccatctttttctcttcctctgcccTCTTTTTCTCTTCTTTTACGGGCCTTTTGTTGCATCTCCTGctgctttctttcttttttctctctctttttctcttgctCTTGTTTCTTTTTCTCATGTTCAATCTTTAGTTTCATCTCTGCCTTCTCCCTTTTCCTTTCCTCCTCATTCAATTTCTTCTGCCTCTTTTCCCACTTTTTGAGCTCTTCGTCCCTGGCTTTTTCCTTCCTCCTTTCAATCTTCATCATCTCTTCATTTCTCTTAGCCTCATACTTGAAATATTTGATCCTGTCTGCGTAGCTCATGGCATTAAGTTCTTCTATCCCTCGGCTTGCCATCATGGACATTGCATTGGCGGTTGCAAATCTACCTTCCCTTTTACCACTATCAATCTCCTTCCTGTCCCTCTTACTATAAGGATCCCTGTGTAGACATCTCTGCTGTTGTCCACTCATGCTCTCCTCACTTTCACTACTCCCCTCCTGACTTGTGTCCTCACTCACACTCTGAGACACATCATCCTCAGACGAGCACGAGGGAGTCACAGCATTCTCAGTGATGACGCGGAGCGCCTTGATGTAGTCAGCTTCTGTGTTCACTTTGTGAGCGAGCGGGCACAGCTCCTCGTAAATGGATTTCCATGTGAGTGACTCCTCACAAACGTCGTCAGGCAGGTATAGATCAGATGATTGCCTCTTGAGCACATTCACAACCTCTGCCAGGTCCTGTTGGGTGTCCCCCTGAGTGTCCTCTCGGGCGGCCACTGGCGTGGCCTCTGGGCTGGCCGGGCGCTCGGGGGCTATGGCAGGGGAGCAGAAGGCCTCAGTGTCATCGTTCTTGTCATCGCTGTTTGCCATTTTCTTCAgaatctcttcctttctcttttgGGCCATCCTCTCTTTCAGCTGTGCTTTATACATGCTTGCAATTTCTGCTCCTCTCCGTTGAACTTCCTCAGACAATTCCTCAGACGATGCAGTCTCTGGCCTCTTAACCTCATCCTTGACCTTTGCCTGGCCAGTCAATGGGGACCTGGGGTGGACCTGCGGATGGGTCTGTCTCATCCGGGCAGGAGGGCCGGAAGCCAGGAGGTGGGATGGGACAGAAAATCGGTGTGAAGCGTGTGGGTGTGACGTCTTGGACGGAGAATGAGGCCATTTATCAGGGGAGGTGCAGCTCTGTGTGTCCAGAGGGGGAAAGATTGAGTGTTTCTTAGGTGGGTCCTTCTGAGTGCCGGCAGCATGCTGGTCAGGCTC includes:
- the LOC135571378 gene encoding LOW QUALITY PROTEIN: uncharacterized protein LOC135571378 (The sequence of the model RefSeq protein was modified relative to this genomic sequence to represent the inferred CDS: inserted 4 bases in 3 codons), coding for MREDIHDLDLAHWRLARETWRTERGNMXEIKALYGEIFRLHQLLEEIGVDKGVIKQRSTSSIICPVSPTLPAFPWYNHHRYLANSQSEPDQHAAGTQKDPPKKHSIFPPLDTQSCTSPDKWPHSPSKTSHPHASHRFSVPSHLLASGPPARMRQTHPQVHPRSPLTGQAKVKDEVKRPETASSEELSEEVQRRGAEIASMYKAQLKERMAQKRKEEILKKMANSDDKNDDTEAFCSPAIAPERPASPEATPVAAREDTQGDTQQDLAEVVNVLKRQSSDLYLPDDVCEESLTWKSIYEELCPLAHKVNTEADYIKALRVITENAVTPSCSSEDDVSQSVSEDTSQEGSSESEESMSGQQQRCLHRDPYSKRDRKEIDSGKREGRFATANAMSMMASRGIEELNAMSYADRIKYFKYEAKRNEEMMKIERRKEKARDEELKKWEKRQKKLNEEERKREKAEMKLKIEHEKKKQEQEKKREKKERKQQEMQQKARXKEEKKRAEEEKKMEKQRMEEERNREKERMKVLEMQQKAREKEEKRRKEEQKRRLKIQQEQEKEEQKRQTRIRDEDKKRAELQRIKDHEARFKMEMEKLYEREERNAQIERXKRRALCQKKGQTQREKQVVAYEVTASTSDASVRREEREQRPETAHAQSAKRRTRKKQKKAADEASTTFE